One Hordeum vulgare subsp. vulgare chromosome 4H, MorexV3_pseudomolecules_assembly, whole genome shotgun sequence DNA window includes the following coding sequences:
- the LOC123449610 gene encoding polyadenylate-binding protein-interacting protein 7-like isoform X4, with protein MSIEERKISLINRTTSLNPNAVEFVPSCLRCVSDASNRSDTTKIPVSESSKEISADQPESVPSNPDEEAHRYWQQQLPDDITPDFNVLGQDETPGPDSLSLTGLSMNDGFGASLFSPNQTSRMQHHASPFVRDTLSTRGKFEFPGQEQPQATIMSPTASTMSPTAAPWVKTVRNGGQYGTNRRDASHYNGDSSIGSPLQSDAYYRNRRSFRSSMDIMTQLENKVDGRLNQNLRSLSFGHSSPSSPVSYAQNGLANYNKEAFGLPNSPYRSHSAILTDDIISPSAGRERLSLDSSRGRYKTTNLPVTSLGSSRGSHLLAGPYNGNHDMISNNTLQNIAGVQTGPTWLDTDATANMFLEKDEVHDFASLRHALLEQDRQAFLTGGNPLAKELNIKELYSIQSRLAQEKARENIYQQRIQMPELQGLIQEQNPAIDLCGLHASEAMHVLNNELNNRRKIARSTGRRLQAIIISNPRTPARLTAAIEQYLLEHGLQYTQAQPGLFRVLLQ; from the exons ATGTCCATTGAAGAAAGGAAAATAAGTTTGATAAACAGGACGACTTCGTTAAATCCTAACGCGGTAGAATTTGTTCCTTCATGCCTTAGATGTGTGAGTGATGCTTCAAACAGATCGGACACAACCAAGATTCCTGTTTCAGAGTCCTCGAAGGAAATCAGCGCAGACCAACCAGAGTCTGTACCAAGCAACCCTGATGAAGAAGCACATCGGTATTGGCAACAACAGCTTCCAGATGATATCACCCCTGATTTCAACGTTCTTGGCCAAGATGAGACTCCTGGACCTGACAGTCTTTCACTCACGGGCTTGTCAATGAATGATGGCTTTGGTGCTTCATTATTTTCTCCAAACCAGACATCAAGAATGCAGCACCATGCTTCTCCATTTGTTAGGGACACGCTAAGTACACGAGGGAAGTTTGAATTTCCTGGCCAAGAACAGCCGCAAGCTACTATTATGAGTCCCACTGCAAGTACTATGAGTCCAACTGCTGCTCCATGGGTAAAGACAGTAAGAAACGGTGGACAATATGGTACAAACAGAAGGGATGCTAGTCACTACAATGGAGATTCTAGCATTG GATCCCCACTGCAGTCTGATGCTTATTACAGAAACCGGCGTAGCTTTAGGTCAAGTATGGACATCATGACTCAGCTGGAG AATAAAGTTGATGGACGACTCAATCAGAATCTCAGGTCACTGTCATTTGGACATTCAAGTCCCTCATCACCAGTATCATATGCTCAAAATGGTCTTGCCAACTATAACAAAGaggcttttggtctgccgaacagTCCATACAGATCTCATTCAGCCATACTCACAGATGATATAATTTCACCTTCAGCTGGCAGGGAACGTTTATCCCTAGATTCTTCAAGGGGGAGGTACAAGACAACTAATTTGCCTGTTACTAGTCTTGGTTCAAGCAGAGGCTCTCATCTGTTGGCTGGGCCATACAATGGTAATCATGATATGATCTCAAACAACACACTGCAAAACATTGCTGGAGTTCAAACGGGACCAACTTGGCTCGACACAGATGCTACGG CTAACATGTTTTTGGAAAAGGACGAAGTTCATGATTTTGCAAGTCTAAGACATGCACTTCTTGAACAG GATAGGCAAGCTTTTCTAACTGGTGGCAATCCTTTAGCAAAGGAACTAAATATTAAGGAGCTGTACTCTATCCAAAGCAGATTAGCTCAGGAGAAGGCTAGAGAAAATATATATCAACAGAG AATCCAAATGCCAGAGTTGCAAGGCCTCATCCAGGAGCAGAATCCTGCAATCGACCTTTGTGGTCTTCATGCAAGTGAGGCGATGCACGTCCTGAACAATGAACTCAACAACAGGAGGAAGATCGCCCGTTCCACGGGCCGCCGGCTCCAGGCCATCATAATATCTAACCCACGTACCCCTGCGAGGTTGACCGCCGCCATCGAGCAGTATCTCCTGGAGCACGGCCTTCAGTACACGCAGGCACAGCCGGGCCTCTTCCGCGTCCTGCTGCAGTGA
- the LOC123449610 gene encoding polyadenylate-binding protein-interacting protein 7-like isoform X3 encodes MSIEERKISLINRTTSLNPNAVEFVPSCLRCVSDASNRSDTTKIPVSESSKEISADQPESVPSNPDEEAHRYWQQQLPDDITPDFNVLGQDETPGPDSLSLTGLSMNDGFGASLFSPNQTSRMQHHASPFVRDTLSTRGKFEFPGQEQPQATIMSPTASTMSPTAAPWVKTVRNGGQYGTNRRDASHYNGDSSIGSPLQSDAYYRNRRSFRSSMDIMTQLEQNKVDGRLNQNLRSLSFGHSSPSSPVSYAQNGLANYNKEAFGLPNSPYRSHSAILTDDIISPSAGRERLSLDSSRGRYKTTNLPVTSLGSSRGSHLLAGPYNGNHDMISNNTLQNIAGVQTGPTWLDTDATANMFLEKDEVHDFASLRHALLEQDRQAFLTGGNPLAKELNIKELYSIQSRLAQEKARENIYQQRIQMPELQGLIQEQNPAIDLCGLHASEAMHVLNNELNNRRKIARSTGRRLQAIIISNPRTPARLTAAIEQYLLEHGLQYTQAQPGLFRVLLQ; translated from the exons ATGTCCATTGAAGAAAGGAAAATAAGTTTGATAAACAGGACGACTTCGTTAAATCCTAACGCGGTAGAATTTGTTCCTTCATGCCTTAGATGTGTGAGTGATGCTTCAAACAGATCGGACACAACCAAGATTCCTGTTTCAGAGTCCTCGAAGGAAATCAGCGCAGACCAACCAGAGTCTGTACCAAGCAACCCTGATGAAGAAGCACATCGGTATTGGCAACAACAGCTTCCAGATGATATCACCCCTGATTTCAACGTTCTTGGCCAAGATGAGACTCCTGGACCTGACAGTCTTTCACTCACGGGCTTGTCAATGAATGATGGCTTTGGTGCTTCATTATTTTCTCCAAACCAGACATCAAGAATGCAGCACCATGCTTCTCCATTTGTTAGGGACACGCTAAGTACACGAGGGAAGTTTGAATTTCCTGGCCAAGAACAGCCGCAAGCTACTATTATGAGTCCCACTGCAAGTACTATGAGTCCAACTGCTGCTCCATGGGTAAAGACAGTAAGAAACGGTGGACAATATGGTACAAACAGAAGGGATGCTAGTCACTACAATGGAGATTCTAGCATTG GATCCCCACTGCAGTCTGATGCTTATTACAGAAACCGGCGTAGCTTTAGGTCAAGTATGGACATCATGACTCAGCTGGAG CAGAATAAAGTTGATGGACGACTCAATCAGAATCTCAGGTCACTGTCATTTGGACATTCAAGTCCCTCATCACCAGTATCATATGCTCAAAATGGTCTTGCCAACTATAACAAAGaggcttttggtctgccgaacagTCCATACAGATCTCATTCAGCCATACTCACAGATGATATAATTTCACCTTCAGCTGGCAGGGAACGTTTATCCCTAGATTCTTCAAGGGGGAGGTACAAGACAACTAATTTGCCTGTTACTAGTCTTGGTTCAAGCAGAGGCTCTCATCTGTTGGCTGGGCCATACAATGGTAATCATGATATGATCTCAAACAACACACTGCAAAACATTGCTGGAGTTCAAACGGGACCAACTTGGCTCGACACAGATGCTACGG CTAACATGTTTTTGGAAAAGGACGAAGTTCATGATTTTGCAAGTCTAAGACATGCACTTCTTGAACAG GATAGGCAAGCTTTTCTAACTGGTGGCAATCCTTTAGCAAAGGAACTAAATATTAAGGAGCTGTACTCTATCCAAAGCAGATTAGCTCAGGAGAAGGCTAGAGAAAATATATATCAACAGAG AATCCAAATGCCAGAGTTGCAAGGCCTCATCCAGGAGCAGAATCCTGCAATCGACCTTTGTGGTCTTCATGCAAGTGAGGCGATGCACGTCCTGAACAATGAACTCAACAACAGGAGGAAGATCGCCCGTTCCACGGGCCGCCGGCTCCAGGCCATCATAATATCTAACCCACGTACCCCTGCGAGGTTGACCGCCGCCATCGAGCAGTATCTCCTGGAGCACGGCCTTCAGTACACGCAGGCACAGCCGGGCCTCTTCCGCGTCCTGCTGCAGTGA
- the LOC123449610 gene encoding polyadenylate-binding protein-interacting protein 7-like isoform X1 → MSIEERKISLINRTTSLNPNAVEFVPSCLRCVSDASNRSDTTKIPVSESSKEISADQPESVPSNPDEEAHRYWQQQLPDDITPDFNVLGQDETPGPDSLSLTGLSMNDGFGASLFSPNQTSRMQHHASPFVRDTLSTRGKFEFPGQEQPQATIMSPTASTMSPTAAPWVKTVRNGGQYGTNRRDASHYNGDSSIGSPLQSDAYYRNRRSFRSSMDIMTQLEQNKVDGRLNQNLRSLSFGHSSPSSPVSYAQNGLANYNKEAFGLPNSPYRSHSAILTDDIISPSAGRERLSLDSSRGRYKTTNLPVTSLGSSRGSHLLAGPYNGNHDMISNNTLQNIAGVQTGPTWLDTDATANMFLEKDEVHDFASLRHALLEQQDRQAFLTGGNPLAKELNIKELYSIQSRLAQEKARENIYQQRIQMPELQGLIQEQNPAIDLCGLHASEAMHVLNNELNNRRKIARSTGRRLQAIIISNPRTPARLTAAIEQYLLEHGLQYTQAQPGLFRVLLQ, encoded by the exons ATGTCCATTGAAGAAAGGAAAATAAGTTTGATAAACAGGACGACTTCGTTAAATCCTAACGCGGTAGAATTTGTTCCTTCATGCCTTAGATGTGTGAGTGATGCTTCAAACAGATCGGACACAACCAAGATTCCTGTTTCAGAGTCCTCGAAGGAAATCAGCGCAGACCAACCAGAGTCTGTACCAAGCAACCCTGATGAAGAAGCACATCGGTATTGGCAACAACAGCTTCCAGATGATATCACCCCTGATTTCAACGTTCTTGGCCAAGATGAGACTCCTGGACCTGACAGTCTTTCACTCACGGGCTTGTCAATGAATGATGGCTTTGGTGCTTCATTATTTTCTCCAAACCAGACATCAAGAATGCAGCACCATGCTTCTCCATTTGTTAGGGACACGCTAAGTACACGAGGGAAGTTTGAATTTCCTGGCCAAGAACAGCCGCAAGCTACTATTATGAGTCCCACTGCAAGTACTATGAGTCCAACTGCTGCTCCATGGGTAAAGACAGTAAGAAACGGTGGACAATATGGTACAAACAGAAGGGATGCTAGTCACTACAATGGAGATTCTAGCATTG GATCCCCACTGCAGTCTGATGCTTATTACAGAAACCGGCGTAGCTTTAGGTCAAGTATGGACATCATGACTCAGCTGGAG CAGAATAAAGTTGATGGACGACTCAATCAGAATCTCAGGTCACTGTCATTTGGACATTCAAGTCCCTCATCACCAGTATCATATGCTCAAAATGGTCTTGCCAACTATAACAAAGaggcttttggtctgccgaacagTCCATACAGATCTCATTCAGCCATACTCACAGATGATATAATTTCACCTTCAGCTGGCAGGGAACGTTTATCCCTAGATTCTTCAAGGGGGAGGTACAAGACAACTAATTTGCCTGTTACTAGTCTTGGTTCAAGCAGAGGCTCTCATCTGTTGGCTGGGCCATACAATGGTAATCATGATATGATCTCAAACAACACACTGCAAAACATTGCTGGAGTTCAAACGGGACCAACTTGGCTCGACACAGATGCTACGG CTAACATGTTTTTGGAAAAGGACGAAGTTCATGATTTTGCAAGTCTAAGACATGCACTTCTTGAACAG CAGGATAGGCAAGCTTTTCTAACTGGTGGCAATCCTTTAGCAAAGGAACTAAATATTAAGGAGCTGTACTCTATCCAAAGCAGATTAGCTCAGGAGAAGGCTAGAGAAAATATATATCAACAGAG AATCCAAATGCCAGAGTTGCAAGGCCTCATCCAGGAGCAGAATCCTGCAATCGACCTTTGTGGTCTTCATGCAAGTGAGGCGATGCACGTCCTGAACAATGAACTCAACAACAGGAGGAAGATCGCCCGTTCCACGGGCCGCCGGCTCCAGGCCATCATAATATCTAACCCACGTACCCCTGCGAGGTTGACCGCCGCCATCGAGCAGTATCTCCTGGAGCACGGCCTTCAGTACACGCAGGCACAGCCGGGCCTCTTCCGCGTCCTGCTGCAGTGA
- the LOC123449610 gene encoding polyadenylate-binding protein-interacting protein 7-like isoform X2 — protein MSIEERKISLINRTTSLNPNAVEFVPSCLRCVSDASNRSDTTKIPVSESSKEISADQPESVPSNPDEEAHRYWQQQLPDDITPDFNVLGQDETPGPDSLSLTGLSMNDGFGASLFSPNQTSRMQHHASPFVRDTLSTRGKFEFPGQEQPQATIMSPTASTMSPTAAPWVKTVRNGGQYGTNRRDASHYNGDSSIGSPLQSDAYYRNRRSFRSSMDIMTQLENKVDGRLNQNLRSLSFGHSSPSSPVSYAQNGLANYNKEAFGLPNSPYRSHSAILTDDIISPSAGRERLSLDSSRGRYKTTNLPVTSLGSSRGSHLLAGPYNGNHDMISNNTLQNIAGVQTGPTWLDTDATANMFLEKDEVHDFASLRHALLEQQDRQAFLTGGNPLAKELNIKELYSIQSRLAQEKARENIYQQRIQMPELQGLIQEQNPAIDLCGLHASEAMHVLNNELNNRRKIARSTGRRLQAIIISNPRTPARLTAAIEQYLLEHGLQYTQAQPGLFRVLLQ, from the exons ATGTCCATTGAAGAAAGGAAAATAAGTTTGATAAACAGGACGACTTCGTTAAATCCTAACGCGGTAGAATTTGTTCCTTCATGCCTTAGATGTGTGAGTGATGCTTCAAACAGATCGGACACAACCAAGATTCCTGTTTCAGAGTCCTCGAAGGAAATCAGCGCAGACCAACCAGAGTCTGTACCAAGCAACCCTGATGAAGAAGCACATCGGTATTGGCAACAACAGCTTCCAGATGATATCACCCCTGATTTCAACGTTCTTGGCCAAGATGAGACTCCTGGACCTGACAGTCTTTCACTCACGGGCTTGTCAATGAATGATGGCTTTGGTGCTTCATTATTTTCTCCAAACCAGACATCAAGAATGCAGCACCATGCTTCTCCATTTGTTAGGGACACGCTAAGTACACGAGGGAAGTTTGAATTTCCTGGCCAAGAACAGCCGCAAGCTACTATTATGAGTCCCACTGCAAGTACTATGAGTCCAACTGCTGCTCCATGGGTAAAGACAGTAAGAAACGGTGGACAATATGGTACAAACAGAAGGGATGCTAGTCACTACAATGGAGATTCTAGCATTG GATCCCCACTGCAGTCTGATGCTTATTACAGAAACCGGCGTAGCTTTAGGTCAAGTATGGACATCATGACTCAGCTGGAG AATAAAGTTGATGGACGACTCAATCAGAATCTCAGGTCACTGTCATTTGGACATTCAAGTCCCTCATCACCAGTATCATATGCTCAAAATGGTCTTGCCAACTATAACAAAGaggcttttggtctgccgaacagTCCATACAGATCTCATTCAGCCATACTCACAGATGATATAATTTCACCTTCAGCTGGCAGGGAACGTTTATCCCTAGATTCTTCAAGGGGGAGGTACAAGACAACTAATTTGCCTGTTACTAGTCTTGGTTCAAGCAGAGGCTCTCATCTGTTGGCTGGGCCATACAATGGTAATCATGATATGATCTCAAACAACACACTGCAAAACATTGCTGGAGTTCAAACGGGACCAACTTGGCTCGACACAGATGCTACGG CTAACATGTTTTTGGAAAAGGACGAAGTTCATGATTTTGCAAGTCTAAGACATGCACTTCTTGAACAG CAGGATAGGCAAGCTTTTCTAACTGGTGGCAATCCTTTAGCAAAGGAACTAAATATTAAGGAGCTGTACTCTATCCAAAGCAGATTAGCTCAGGAGAAGGCTAGAGAAAATATATATCAACAGAG AATCCAAATGCCAGAGTTGCAAGGCCTCATCCAGGAGCAGAATCCTGCAATCGACCTTTGTGGTCTTCATGCAAGTGAGGCGATGCACGTCCTGAACAATGAACTCAACAACAGGAGGAAGATCGCCCGTTCCACGGGCCGCCGGCTCCAGGCCATCATAATATCTAACCCACGTACCCCTGCGAGGTTGACCGCCGCCATCGAGCAGTATCTCCTGGAGCACGGCCTTCAGTACACGCAGGCACAGCCGGGCCTCTTCCGCGTCCTGCTGCAGTGA